From the genome of Dickeya aquatica, one region includes:
- a CDS encoding efflux RND transporter periplasmic adaptor subunit, with translation MARKTDTPLVVPATAILERQQAHFVWVINPSSLTVSLREIQLMPASQGDSVRVLGGLQEGEQIVIAGVNSLQPGQKIRIERTSTL, from the coding sequence ATGGCACGAAAGACTGACACACCGTTGGTTGTCCCCGCTACCGCCATCCTTGAACGACAGCAGGCGCATTTCGTCTGGGTGATTAACCCATCCAGCCTGACCGTCAGCCTGAGAGAAATCCAGTTAATGCCTGCATCACAGGGGGATTCGGTACGTGTATTGGGTGGATTGCAGGAAGGTGAGCAGATCGTTATTGCCGGTGTGAACAGCTTGCAACCGGGGCAAAAAATCCGCATTGAGAGGACGTCTACGCTGTGA